From a single Leptospira levettii genomic region:
- a CDS encoding MarR family winged helix-turn-helix transcriptional regulator, producing MKQKKSNSTIVKSDFSVNKAEDSSGFLLWQVTSLWQREIRYALEPLKLTHSQFVLLASILWLTHQNMEVTQVLLSEHTKIDPMTTSTVIRTLIQKGYVDRREHSSDTRAKIVSLTKSGETITKSAVKKVETFDHEFFSALGVTKHEFNESLLKILSKY from the coding sequence ATGAAGCAAAAAAAATCAAATAGTACAATCGTTAAGAGTGACTTTAGCGTAAATAAGGCAGAAGATAGCTCTGGGTTTCTATTATGGCAAGTAACGAGTCTTTGGCAAAGAGAGATTCGTTATGCACTAGAACCATTGAAATTGACACATTCACAATTTGTATTGTTAGCAAGTATCCTTTGGTTAACCCATCAAAATATGGAAGTGACTCAGGTTTTATTGTCAGAACATACAAAAATAGATCCAATGACTACTTCTACTGTCATTCGTACATTAATCCAAAAAGGATATGTAGATCGTAGGGAACACAGTTCGGACACCAGAGCAAAAATTGTGAGTTTAACTAAAAGCGGAGAAACGATTACAAAGAGTGCTGTGAAAAAAGTAGAAACCTTTGATCATGAATTTTTTTCTGCATTAGGTGTCACCAAACATGAATTTAACGAAAGTTTATTGAAAATACTATCTAAATATTGA
- a CDS encoding cyclic nucleotide-binding domain-containing protein, with protein sequence MRSKTITPTLKQIISSTDLFLNLSKETKEHLERSFHKVNFVKNKVVIKQGEHGNALYLVATGSFSVYVTNDGKKQKLGEVKPGSCFGEGALVTDEPRNATVVCDQSGIVYRIDRNEFKRAFKDRSEELKAFVRLISRRSRALHRSVFRPEPRRIKELISSVSLFQGVGTKLISELEQQMEWIFLPGGETLMRQGDKADGMYVVVNGSLVYEVRNDQGLVVSTGNFSKGDIIGEMALLTGEPRTATVVATLSCEIVKISTVAFEAVFSKHPPSMLAITKLIADRFTKDRMGKRTVKKTRSIITLFPLQKDLSVRDFAHNLANALKKIGRTIIVESKDFKKKKGDREHAVSDILESLYHLQDTHDFLILCPDFEDKLWTETILHHTNRILLLSDAKKADVLSPEEIRFLGDSEETHGPIRELVLLYSDPNEKPKNISNLTRIRKTDVIRHIRTYSHHGFESLTRFITGRSIGLALGGGGAKGFAHIGLIKAMQEENIPIDMIGGTSAGALMASIYALGNDAPSLERIAKALMSDKKTLNDYTIPVVSLIRGKKFNTVIKSFVGETMIEDLWLPYFAVATSLSKAQKVIIDRGPLWKALRASASIPGILPPFFENNELLVDGAMLDNIPGAVMREKGADFVISVALASEGDSAADELFGRIYPKNNSGALPSALRLLFKRLFRKAQNFKEAPNLLSLLMRATFVASDAAMAQAKAESDIFAELPVEQYGLFDWKKFYELVEIGYRYGKTNAKTWKKQLGIQS encoded by the coding sequence ATGCGTTCAAAAACAATTACTCCAACCCTAAAACAAATCATTTCCAGTACTGATTTATTCCTAAACCTCTCCAAAGAAACAAAAGAACACTTGGAGCGATCGTTCCATAAAGTTAATTTTGTTAAGAACAAAGTTGTGATCAAACAAGGAGAACATGGCAATGCACTCTATCTAGTGGCGACAGGTAGTTTCAGTGTTTATGTGACCAATGACGGAAAAAAGCAGAAATTAGGTGAGGTGAAACCTGGCAGTTGTTTCGGAGAAGGAGCACTTGTGACAGATGAACCCCGAAACGCCACAGTTGTCTGTGACCAATCTGGCATCGTTTACCGCATCGATCGAAACGAATTCAAAAGAGCCTTTAAGGATCGATCGGAAGAGCTAAAAGCCTTTGTCAGACTCATCAGCCGAAGATCCCGTGCCCTCCATCGAAGTGTGTTTCGTCCAGAACCTCGGCGCATTAAAGAACTCATTTCTTCGGTATCACTTTTCCAAGGTGTTGGAACCAAACTCATCTCAGAGTTGGAACAACAGATGGAATGGATTTTTCTGCCAGGTGGCGAAACTCTGATGCGGCAAGGTGACAAAGCCGACGGAATGTACGTCGTCGTTAACGGTAGTTTGGTGTATGAAGTGAGAAACGACCAAGGTCTAGTCGTATCAACAGGAAATTTTTCAAAAGGTGATATCATTGGTGAGATGGCACTCTTAACTGGGGAACCGAGAACGGCAACAGTTGTCGCCACTCTCTCCTGTGAGATCGTAAAAATTAGCACAGTCGCATTCGAAGCGGTCTTTTCCAAACATCCTCCGAGTATGCTTGCGATCACCAAACTCATTGCTGATCGTTTTACCAAAGACCGAATGGGAAAACGAACCGTTAAAAAAACAAGAAGTATCATCACTCTTTTTCCCCTCCAAAAGGATCTTTCCGTTCGCGACTTTGCTCATAACCTAGCAAACGCTCTTAAAAAAATCGGCCGTACAATCATCGTCGAAAGCAAAGACTTCAAAAAAAAGAAGGGAGACCGCGAACATGCAGTCTCGGACATCCTCGAATCATTATACCATTTGCAGGACACACATGATTTCCTAATCCTCTGTCCCGACTTTGAAGACAAACTCTGGACGGAGACAATTCTCCATCATACAAACCGTATTTTACTGTTAAGTGATGCAAAAAAAGCGGATGTACTTTCTCCAGAAGAAATCCGTTTTCTTGGAGATTCGGAAGAAACCCATGGTCCCATCCGAGAACTTGTCTTACTCTACTCTGACCCAAATGAGAAACCAAAAAATATTTCTAACCTAACTCGCATTAGAAAAACAGATGTCATCAGACATATTCGTACGTATAGTCACCACGGATTTGAAAGTTTAACTCGATTCATCACTGGTCGTTCCATCGGACTTGCTCTCGGAGGTGGAGGTGCAAAAGGTTTCGCACATATTGGGCTTATCAAAGCCATGCAGGAAGAGAACATTCCGATCGACATGATCGGTGGAACAAGTGCAGGGGCCCTTATGGCAAGTATTTATGCTTTGGGCAACGATGCTCCCAGTTTGGAACGGATCGCCAAGGCTCTCATGAGCGACAAAAAGACATTAAACGACTATACCATTCCCGTTGTTTCTCTCATTCGTGGCAAAAAATTCAATACTGTGATTAAAAGTTTTGTCGGTGAAACAATGATCGAAGATCTCTGGCTTCCTTATTTTGCGGTCGCAACAAGCCTTTCCAAAGCGCAAAAAGTGATCATCGACCGAGGTCCATTATGGAAAGCTCTCCGAGCTTCCGCTTCGATACCAGGAATCTTACCACCCTTCTTCGAGAACAATGAACTGTTAGTCGATGGAGCAATGTTAGACAATATTCCCGGTGCTGTGATGCGAGAAAAGGGAGCTGATTTTGTGATTTCTGTGGCGCTTGCATCCGAAGGGGATTCAGCAGCCGATGAACTCTTTGGTCGCATTTATCCTAAAAATAATTCGGGAGCATTACCATCGGCTCTTCGATTGTTATTCAAACGACTCTTCCGTAAAGCGCAGAATTTTAAAGAAGCACCAAACCTTCTTAGCCTTTTGATGCGTGCGACTTTTGTTGCTTCCGATGCGGCAATGGCACAAGCAAAAGCTGAGTCTGATATATTTGCCGAGTTACCTGTTGAACAGTATGGACTCTTTGATTGGAAAAAGTTCTATGAACTGGTTGAGATCGGATACCGTTATGGGAAAACCAATGCGAAGACTTGGAAAAAACAACTTGGGATTCAAAGTTAA
- a CDS encoding SRPBCC family protein — protein MIVNTYTYTTNEINQEQIWKLMSDVNRWKDWDSTLEKSELFGTFETGNFFMIRPTGGPDVKIQLIEVRPNSYFKDFTKFPLAKMVGEHFYEKTSEGLKITITMSMSGPLAFLWNMIVMKNIVSHLAEDVKMQINEAKKIK, from the coding sequence ATGATAGTGAATACATATACATACACCACAAACGAAATCAATCAGGAACAAATTTGGAAACTGATGTCAGATGTGAATCGGTGGAAAGATTGGGATTCTACTCTTGAAAAATCAGAATTGTTTGGAACATTTGAAACTGGGAATTTTTTTATGATTCGCCCAACAGGTGGACCAGATGTAAAAATCCAATTGATAGAGGTGAGACCCAATTCTTATTTCAAGGACTTTACAAAATTTCCTTTGGCAAAAATGGTTGGGGAACATTTTTATGAGAAAACATCTGAAGGTCTAAAGATTACAATCACCATGTCGATGTCAGGCCCACTTGCGTTTCTATGGAATATGATTGTCATGAAAAATATTGTAAGTCATTTAGCGGAAGATGTGAAAATGCAAATCAATGAAGCAAAAAAAATCAAATAG
- a CDS encoding ATP-binding protein, with product MNQKKRESVSTSQKNHSSILDFQTIFRSLPELYMLLDLDFCIIDISDAYAKATLIKRENVVGHNLFEVFPDNPDDHSADGVKQLRSSLTQVLNYKRTSTMALQKYDITKPDGSGFEVRYWSPRNSPVFDLNGDLVCIVHKVEDVTDFVFLKEQKIQQSELTDEMTERISKMESEVITRAKEVIEKNEALLNSEQNLSITLSSIGDAVLATDEHGVINRLNPVAESLTGWTEREVIGKNVSEVLQLVYASSGLPKSIPIFEVISKGSAKESSQDGILIHRYGRKINIADTCSPIRNKNGEIIGSILVFRDISEEFAAKTFLEKAKENAEMANKAKDSFLATMSHEIRTPLSGLIGMLELLYQTNLNEDQKSLVNNALVSGNSLLRILSDILDLSKIEEGKLELSLQPTSIRRLLSEVVTTYLQIASSKGLTLSYEVDENIADAHIVDPLRLSQIINNFVSNGIKFTVKGSIKVSANLIKNIDTLQQIQFSVTDTGIGLSESDQSKLFQSYTQATADTARLYGGTGLGLSICMRLSELMDGNITIDSSLGNGSTFSIILSLPTSKIDTENQNSKEKILVTIEPLHFSESYIPRILAVDDNSVNLEIIKRQLKVFGLQVDGADDGEKALQLWLNHTYDLIITDCHMPVKDGYLLTQEIRNIEKSNFAKRIPIIGYTANALAEERDYCLSIGMDELLIKPARLANLRETLVKWLPKQVKSIG from the coding sequence ATGAATCAAAAAAAACGAGAGTCGGTATCGACTTCCCAAAAGAATCATTCTTCTATTTTGGATTTTCAAACTATATTTCGATCCCTTCCAGAACTATACATGTTGTTGGATTTAGATTTTTGTATCATTGATATCAGCGATGCCTATGCAAAAGCGACATTGATCAAAAGAGAAAACGTCGTAGGACATAATCTTTTTGAAGTTTTCCCTGACAATCCAGATGATCACTCAGCTGATGGTGTCAAACAACTTCGTTCCTCACTGACACAAGTGCTTAACTATAAACGCACAAGTACAATGGCCTTACAAAAATATGATATAACGAAACCAGATGGAAGTGGCTTCGAAGTTAGATATTGGAGTCCTAGGAATTCACCAGTATTCGATTTGAATGGTGATTTAGTATGTATTGTGCATAAAGTAGAAGATGTTACTGATTTTGTATTTTTAAAAGAACAAAAAATACAACAATCCGAACTCACAGATGAAATGACAGAACGCATTTCAAAAATGGAATCAGAAGTGATTACCCGTGCAAAAGAAGTGATTGAAAAGAATGAAGCATTACTCAATAGCGAACAAAATCTTTCCATCACTCTGAGTTCGATTGGCGATGCCGTTCTCGCTACCGATGAACATGGAGTCATCAATCGTTTGAATCCTGTTGCAGAATCTCTTACCGGTTGGACAGAAAGAGAAGTTATCGGTAAAAATGTAAGTGAAGTTTTACAGTTAGTGTATGCATCATCAGGATTACCCAAAAGTATACCTATCTTCGAAGTCATCTCAAAAGGATCTGCCAAAGAAAGTAGCCAAGATGGAATTTTAATCCATCGTTATGGTCGAAAAATCAATATTGCGGATACATGTTCACCCATTCGAAATAAAAACGGTGAAATAATTGGATCAATTCTCGTTTTTCGTGATATATCGGAAGAATTTGCTGCAAAAACATTTCTGGAAAAAGCAAAAGAAAATGCAGAGATGGCAAACAAAGCAAAAGATTCTTTTCTCGCCACAATGAGCCATGAAATCCGTACACCTCTCAGTGGGCTTATAGGTATGTTAGAGTTACTGTACCAAACAAATCTCAATGAAGACCAAAAGAGTTTAGTGAATAATGCTTTGGTATCAGGTAATAGTTTACTTCGTATCCTTAGCGATATACTTGATCTTTCAAAAATAGAAGAGGGAAAATTAGAATTATCCCTTCAACCAACATCGATTAGACGACTACTATCTGAAGTAGTGACAACATATTTACAAATCGCAAGTTCAAAAGGATTGACTTTGAGTTATGAAGTGGATGAAAACATTGCAGATGCGCATATAGTGGATCCCTTACGTTTGTCTCAGATTATCAATAATTTTGTTAGCAATGGAATTAAATTTACTGTGAAAGGAAGTATAAAAGTTTCAGCAAATTTAATTAAAAATATTGATACATTACAACAAATCCAGTTTTCCGTAACCGATACGGGGATAGGTCTCAGTGAGAGTGATCAATCCAAATTATTCCAGTCTTATACACAAGCCACAGCTGACACAGCAAGATTGTACGGTGGCACTGGACTTGGACTTTCTATCTGTATGAGATTATCCGAACTCATGGATGGGAACATAACGATTGATAGTTCTCTGGGTAATGGTTCTACATTTAGTATTATTTTGTCGCTTCCCACATCGAAAATAGATACCGAAAATCAGAATTCGAAGGAAAAAATCCTAGTAACAATTGAACCATTACATTTCAGCGAATCTTATATTCCTCGTATTTTAGCTGTTGATGACAATTCAGTGAATTTAGAAATCATCAAACGCCAATTGAAAGTTTTTGGATTACAGGTGGATGGTGCGGATGATGGGGAAAAAGCATTGCAGTTGTGGTTAAACCACACATACGACCTCATCATCACCGACTGCCATATGCCCGTTAAAGATGGTTATCTGTTAACACAAGAGATCCGAAACATCGAAAAATCTAACTTTGCGAAACGAATTCCAATCATCGGTTACACTGCGAATGCATTGGCGGAAGAAAGGGATTATTGTTTGTCGATTGGGATGGATGAGCTTTTGATCAAACCGGCAAGGTTGGCAAACTTAAGAGAAACTCTTGTGAAGTGGTTACCTAAACAAGTGAAATCCATTGGTTGA